ATACTCCCGAGCGATGTCCCCAACCCGATCTACGACGATGGGAAAAGGGATTTGGACGCCCGATACTTCATATATGGAATTCACCCAGGCTAGATGAGAGGGATTGCTGTCGATGCTCAACCCCAGCAGCTTGGTATTTATCTGCTCAAACTGGTCGTTAAGCTGGGCAAAAGCAATAAATTCTGAGGTGCAGACCGGCGTAAAATCGCCGGGATGGCTGAAAAAGACCAGCCAGGACCCCTTATAATCCGATAAGGATAAGGGACCAAAGGTGGAATTTGCAGTAAAGGCAGGGGCCGTCATGCCTAGAGTCAGATTGTTTTCCATGATAAAATTCATAACCTCCTTCATGCGTCATGTTAAATATCCATAATACTGTAATATGCGTTCTCTCCATCAGCTATTACAGAAAACTCTGTCCAGAGCAGCTTGATGAATTTTTTTTATGAAAACAGACACACTATTTATAAATGTAGGAGGGAACGTTATGCAGAATAATAATTATTGGGCCGAGACCTTGAAAAGTGCTTTACCCATAGGAGAAAGCTTCGATATTATAGTTCGAGACCTTCAAATTGGCGGCAAGAAAGCGGTCATGTTCTTTGTAAACGGGCTGGTGACTGGAGATACCATGCCCATGGTTATGAGCTACTTACTGAAAATAAAGCCAGAAGAGATGAAAGACCCTACCGATGCCAGCCTCTTCCTCAAGGAAAATCTGCCCTTTTTAGATGCTCAAACAGATTCTCAAGTAGAGTCCATTCTAAAATTTATTTTTTCCGGCCTCATCGCCTTGGCCGTGGAAGGCTTTAGCGAAGTCATCATTATCGATTCTCGGCATTACCCAAATCGAGGCATTGAAGAGCCCTCCAAAGAAAAAAGCCTTCGCGGAGCCAAGGATGGCTTTACGGAAGCGTTTATGACCAATATCGCCTTAATTCGGCGTAGAATACGAGATCCTAAACTAATCTTCACCTCACACACGGTAGGCACTGCCACCAGAACCGACGTGAGCTTGGTCTACATGAAGGGAAAAGCCGATGAAGCCCTAGTAAAAAAGATTGCCGATAAGCTGAACAGCATTACCATAGATGCCGTATCCGTAGGGGATCAGACCATCACCGAGCACATCATCCAAGAAATAGGCCAGAAAAGCTTTTTAGGCTGGCTGAATCCCTATCCAAAAGTTCGCTACACCCAGCGACCCGATGTAGCCGCCGCTCATCTGACCGAGGGCAAGATTGCCATCGTTGTAGACACCAGCCCCACAGTAATTCTGCTGCCTACAGGAATATTTGACTTTCTTCAGGATGTGGATGATTACTATTTCCCCGCCATTACAGGCAACTACTTCCGGCTGCTGCGGGCCTTCAATTTTATCGGTATTATCTTTATCACACCACTATACCTTATGTTTGCTCAGGCCTATGTACCCGTATACGATGCCCTAAAGTTCTTTATCCCCCAAGGAGACTTTGCGATTTCCCTCTTCTGGCAGTTCATTCTATTGGAGTTGGCCATAGACGGCCTCAAACTGGCCTCTCTAAACACGCCGGACTCCCTAGGTATGTCCCTGTCAGTAATCGGAGCACTCATCCTTGGCGAACTGGCTATTACCTCTGGGTGGTTCATTCCGCAGACCATCCTCTGTATGGCGGTAGTTGCGCTGGCTAGCTTTACGCAGCCCAGCATTGAGCTGGGATACGGCATTAAGTTTATGCGCATCTTCATTCTCATAGGCGTTCAGCTGGGCGCTCACCTCGGAGCCACCTCCTTTGCCGCAGGTTTGCTGGGAGATTCCTCCATTTCCATTTGTGCCATCGGCGGTGCCGTGGTAGCCACTATCATCGACTTCATCTCCGTAGCTACTACCAAAACCCTGGCTGGAACCTCCTATCTTTATCCGCTGATGCCCTTTGACGGCAACGCTGTAAAACATCTGTTCTTCCGAACCAAAGCCTGACTCAAAAACGAAGTATGGCGTAGCCTAAAAGCTACGCCATTTTTTTCAGGTATCGGCTGATTCAACTGCATTCATTAATATCTCTATACTTCAACGATGTGATTAAGTAAGAGGTCCTTTAAACCAATGATTTTACTTCCTTTGCTTTCGTAATAGGCCAGCATTTCGTCAATTTTCCTTTTATCATAACTGGTAATACAATCTGATAGGACATTAACGCCATAATTTGCTTTGCATAAGTTATAGCAGGTTGATTTAACACAAGCAGCAGCGTCCGCACCTGCTATATAAAAATCACCTATTTCATTTTTATTAATAAAATCTGTAAAGCCTTCACTGCTTAATGCATTTCCTTTATATTTTGTAAAAACATTTTTTGAGACGATTTTTAGGTCTGAAGCAAATTCAGCCCCCTGTGTATTGGGTTTGAAAGTCCTTGTGCCAGCTGACAAATTTTCATGCCTGATATAAATCACATGAATATTATTATTAACTGCCCAATCAATCGCTTTATTGATATTATCAATGATATCCTTGTAATTCTTTGTTATGTCATTTTGAATATCAATTATTACTAAAGCTTTTTTCTGCATCATGTTGCCTCCTGATAGGTAGATTGATTCGTTTTCTTTTTTATTGTATCATGTAATTGTTGACAACAGTATGG
The genomic region above belongs to Aminipila butyrica and contains:
- a CDS encoding cysteine hydrolase family protein, whose amino-acid sequence is MMQKKALVIIDIQNDITKNYKDIIDNINKAIDWAVNNNIHVIYIRHENLSAGTRTFKPNTQGAEFASDLKIVSKNVFTKYKGNALSSEGFTDFINKNEIGDFYIAGADAAACVKSTCYNLCKANYGVNVLSDCITSYDKRKIDEMLAYYESKGSKIIGLKDLLLNHIVEV
- a CDS encoding peroxiredoxin yields the protein MNFIMENNLTLGMTAPAFTANSTFGPLSLSDYKGSWLVFFSHPGDFTPVCTSEFIAFAQLNDQFEQINTKLLGLSIDSNPSHLAWVNSIYEVSGVQIPFPIVVDRVGDIAREYGMIAPDVSTQTTVRSVFIIDPDQKIRAILTYPLTNGRNIPEIFRLVTAMQTTDAEHVLTPANWRPGNPVMVPAPNTYQELLERQTNAEAMGLICNDWYWCYKIQGSEEEQE
- a CDS encoding spore germination protein, encoding MQNNNYWAETLKSALPIGESFDIIVRDLQIGGKKAVMFFVNGLVTGDTMPMVMSYLLKIKPEEMKDPTDASLFLKENLPFLDAQTDSQVESILKFIFSGLIALAVEGFSEVIIIDSRHYPNRGIEEPSKEKSLRGAKDGFTEAFMTNIALIRRRIRDPKLIFTSHTVGTATRTDVSLVYMKGKADEALVKKIADKLNSITIDAVSVGDQTITEHIIQEIGQKSFLGWLNPYPKVRYTQRPDVAAAHLTEGKIAIVVDTSPTVILLPTGIFDFLQDVDDYYFPAITGNYFRLLRAFNFIGIIFITPLYLMFAQAYVPVYDALKFFIPQGDFAISLFWQFILLELAIDGLKLASLNTPDSLGMSLSVIGALILGELAITSGWFIPQTILCMAVVALASFTQPSIELGYGIKFMRIFILIGVQLGAHLGATSFAAGLLGDSSISICAIGGAVVATIIDFISVATTKTLAGTSYLYPLMPFDGNAVKHLFFRTKA